Part of the Candidatus Zixiibacteriota bacterium genome, ACCATTCTGGTCGACAGCCTGGGCTTGGACTCTCTTCATGCTGTCTGCCAAATTGCGGAAAGCGGCTATGTCGGAATTGCGGCTGTTAAAGAAGGAATCGAATGCGGCTCCGATCTTGTTTACCTGGACCCGGCAAAGTCGCCGCCCCTGTCGATAAAGCCGCCAAAATTACAGCAAAGTTTTACTCCCGGCATAGTGAATTCCTATCTCCTGCATCTGACTAATACCGGTAGCGAGGCTTATTCCGTCAAGTTGAGTTATGATTCCACGAGAATTATTCTTGAAACTGATTCAATATACCTTGCCGGGGGTGAAGGGACAGATGTCGGCCTGGCCATAAAGGATGGAGTATTGGTTGATTCCACTTTTGCCGCGATTATAATCATGGAATTATCGGACAGCAGTTCCTTGCCCCTCATTTATCATCTGGACTTTCATCAGGAGCAGCCTAATTGTTTGGGTGACGACTCCGATCCGCAGGTGTCTTGTTTTGAGGTCGGCCAACCTTATCCCAATCCGTTCAACCATCTCATAAGAACACCCATTTCTCTTTCCGGCCGCCAGGAGATTATTTTCGAAGTCTACAATATACTCGGGCAGAATGTTTATTCCGCGGAGCCACATATTGGCCGCAAAGGGCATCTGGATTGGGATGGGCGCTCTCTTTCGGGTGGGGAATTGCCATCGGGAATATATTTTTTCCGCTTTAATCAGAGTGGTCGTTCCGTGACACGGCGAGTAATGTTACTCAAATGAACAATAATTACAGCGGTTTTGGCGGTATTCAAGCGTATCCCGCCGCTTCGTTTACGGCGTAGTAATGATATTGGGCCAAAGGGAAACTAAGTATAAATTTCCTCTTTACATTGCCGAAAATTTGTCTATATTCCCCGCTAAATATTATTTAAGGTCGTATTTAATTTGGAGGTAAGAAGAAATGGCCATGCGTATAACCGATGAATGCACCGCCTGTGGTCTCTGTCTTCCGGAATGTCCGACTTCGTCAATTACCGAAGGCGACATTTATGTGATCAGCCCGGATACCTGCAACGAATGCGAGGACCAGGCCGATGGTTCCCATTGCGTCGCGGTCTGCCCGGTCGAGTGCATAGTCAAAGCCTGATAAGTAAATTATCTGTTTGTAAATCGTCGCTTGAAACAGGCGGCGATTTTTTTTATCTTCTAATATGCCTTTTGAATTGACCGATCTGCATACCAGCGCCGATATCGGTCTTGTCGCAACCGGAAAGAATCGCTTCGAACTCTTCAACGACGCCGCCATCGGCCTGACATCGATTATGGTCGATATTGATGGATTGATGGAAAACAGGGAAAGGCCGGTTTCGCTCAGAGGAGAGAATTTTGAGGATCTTTTTTTCCAGTGGTTATCGGAGATAATTTTTATCAAGGATGCGGAGCGTTTCCTTATGAAACGGGCCGAAATAAACTTTGAAAAGGAGGGGCAAGCTGCCCTGCAGGGACGTCTCTTTGGAGATTCGATCGACCCCAAGAGACATATTTTGAAAACGGATGTTAAAGCGGTTACGTTCTATAAATTCAGGGTAGAAAAAATGGGAGAGATATGGAAGGCAGAGGTGGTGTTTGATTTATGAAAAAAGAGAGATTTAAACAGATTACCCCCAATATTTGGGAGATTCCGGTTGACTTCAAACAGGGGATGCTGGTTCCGGCTAGGATATTGACCTCCGAAACGCTGGTTGACGGTATCGACGAAAGAGTGATCGACCAGATAACCAATGTCGCCTGCTTGCCGGGGATTAAGAAATATGCCTTATGCATGCCTGACGGTCATTCGGGGTATGGTTTCCCCATTGGCGGAGTTGCAGCTTTCTCCCTGCGTGACGGGGTTATTTCACCGGGAGGGATCGGGTTTGACATTAACTGCGGCATGAGACTTCTCCGCACCAATCTGACCTTCGACGAACTCAAGCCCAAGATGGAGGAGCTTTTGAATAAGCTCTTTTCGACCATTCCATCGGGGGTAGGCTCGAGCGGTTTTGTAGAGCTGAATCGCAAGGAATTCAATGAGTTGATGGAAAGGGGAGCCGAGTGGTGTCTGACCAATGGTTATGCCACGTCGGCCGACCTTGAGCATATTGAAAATCGTGGGCGGCTGGAGCCAGCCGACCATACGGCGGTCTCGGAAAAGTCTATCTCTCGCGGGATAAATCAAATGGGAACGCTGGGCTCGGGAAATCATTATTTGGAAGTCGAAATTGCCACCCCGGAAAATATCTATGATAGAGAGACCGCAAAAGTCTTCGGGATCGACCGGGACTATCAGGTTATTCTGGCAATCCATTGTGGCTCACGCGGTTTTGGACATCAGATCGCCACCGATTATCTTCAGATTTTCGATAAATGCGCCAAAAAATATGGCCTGACGGTGAGAGACCGGGAATTGATGTCGGCGCCGGCCAAATCCGAAGAAGGGCAAAGATATTTTAGGGCAATGGCCTGCGCCGCCAATGCCGCCTTTGCCAACCGGCAGCTTATTGTCTCGGGAATCCGCAGAGTTTTAAAGGATGTCTTTAAAAAAAGCGATGAGGAACTGGGCATTGAAACCATTTATGATGTCGCCCATAACATTGCCAAGATTGAGAAGTATGAAATCGACGGCCACATGGAGGAACTACTGATTCACCGCAAAGGGGCCACCCGCTCTTTTGGGCCGGGGCGACCCGAAATCCCCCTCAAATATCAGTCTGTCGGGCAGCCGGTGATCGTCGGCGGTTCCATGGAAACCGGTTCGGCACTTCTCTGTGGAACCAAAAAGGCCGACGAGGAGTCCTTTGGTTCAACGCTTCATGGCGCGGGTCGAACCATGTCCCGTATGCAGGCCAAGCGGATGATCAGGGGTGATGCGGTCAAGCAGAGGATGAAGGAAAGCGGGATACTGGTTAAGACCGGCTATATGCCCGGCCTGGCCGAGGAAGCTGCTTTTGCCTATAAAGATATTGATGATGTTATCGAAGCGGTTGATGCGATCGGCATATCCCGAAGGGTGGCACGCTTTTATCCAGTCATGAATATCAAGGGATAATTTCAGTCCGATATCTGTCCCCGGCATCGTGCATAAAAAAAGAGGGCGCTACTCTGGTTGGGTAGAGGGGGCTAGGAAACTACCCAGGGACAGCAGAGAGTCACCCTCAAACTATTAGTATTAAATAGAATCATTTGTCAATTTGTCAAGCATTTTTTGAAAATATTTTCAATCCCGGAGTTGCACCATGTCTGCCACAAATAAACCATCGTGGATTAGTATAATCAATATAATCTTATATTTTGGCGCCAGTAAAGCGATAAGCTACGAGCCATTTCGAATATGTTAAGTAAAAATCGGCTCACCGAATTCAGGGTTGCACCTGGGTGCTCTTATTAATATCGGACCACTTTGACAGGAATGGAGAGGCGCAGTTTTGGTTCAGTGTTGTAGGTGACTGTAAAATTGCTATAGAATGTTCCTTTGCGAAGGTTATCCTTGATTGTGACATTGACCATCTCGAATTCGCCCGCTTCGATGTTGCCGGATGTTTTATCTACCGTGAAAATGGAATCCGGTTCTTTCTCAAGGATGTAATCAATATCATCCTCAGACTGGTTAATCAACTTAACCGCTTTCATGTTCTGCCCCTGCAGAAAGGTCAAATATTTGGGGTCGGAAGTATGGAGTTTGTGGAAGAAATCGATATTAGCTGAATAGTCCAGATCAAAAGCCGGTTTGTCCGGGTCGTTGGAGATTATCGTCAATTTCCGATTGGTCGTGCCATAATAGTCGCGGGTATGGAAAACCATTCTGATATCGGAGGAATCACCGGGAGCCAGGAGGGAGTCCTTTATTAGAGCCGAAGTGCAGTCGCAGTTGGCATTCAGCCGGGTCACATGCAGGATATCACTGCCGGTGTTCTTGATTCTATAGTAATGGATCAGCCGGAAATCGGAAGGGACGGAACCGAAATCCCAATTAACTTTTTCCACCGTCAACGATGGCCCTTTAGCGCCTGCTCCCCATCCGGTGGAAGATAGAGCGACAAATGACAATAAGAGAATTATGGCCGATCGTTTATGTATCATATATCAAACCTCCACGTTTTCTTTGAGAAATCCCTGCTGTTTCATCCAAATATCGTTAAAGCATTTGCTGAGATATCGGGTGCCTGAATCGGGAATGATCACGACCATCAGCGCCTTTTCATCGAGTTTAGCAGCCGCCTTACGGGCGGCCCAGACCGCTGCCCCAGATGAGCCGCCGACCGAAAGCCCCTCATTTCGGGCCAGGGTACGGGCGGTTTTAAAAGCATCTCGGTCGGTCACGGTAATGACCTCATCCACTAGGTCGGTGTGCAGGGCCTGCGTAACGGTATCAGAACCTATTCCTTCAACCTTATAAGCCTCGGCATGAGAAATTTCATTGCTCTTTATATAGGCGGCGAAGATCGAGCCGGCCGGGTCAACAGCAATTCCCCTTATAGCCCGGTTTTTTTCTTTCAGGAATCGCGTGACTCCCGAGAATGTGCCGCCGGTGCCAATTCCGGCCACAAAGTGGGTTACTCTGCCATCGGTATCTTCCCATATCTCCGGCCCGGTCGAGAGATAGTGGGCCATGACATTGTCCTGACTGTGGTACTGATTCATATGGAAATATCCATGCTCCCGGGCCAGATTAAGGGCTTTCATATAACATCCGTCGGGATGGTCATGGTCGAGCTCGGCCGGCGTAACAATCACTTCCGCTCCGAAAGAACGGATCAGGTCGATTTTCTCCTGACTGGTTTTGTCCGGCACTGTCAGGATAGCCTTGAGACCGAGAACGGCGGCGGTCATGGCCATGGCCACGCCGGTGTTACCGGAGGTATTATCAATGACGGTATCGCCGGGTTTCAATTTGCCCTCGCCGACCGCCTTCCTGAGAATATGGCAGGCCATCCTATCTTTAACCGAGCCGCCGGGATTGGTGAATTCGAGTTTCGCCAGCATTAGCGGCCCACCCTGAGAAAGGCCGTTTGAGATTCTCACCAGGGGCGTTTTGCCGATCGTTTCCAGAACATTATTTGCGTATTTCATCATGGTATCCTCATTTTTATAACATTGTATCTAATATTAGTTTCAAATTCAATAAATTTATTTTCAGGGTTGGAATGGTGAGGAAAGGGGGATTAATTTAGCTTGACAAGGGGCCGATAAGTGTTCTTTATTCAAAAGATGTTTATGGAGGAATCATGAGGAAACTAGCTTTAGGCTTGATATTCCTGGCGGTCGCATGCCTGGGAGGAGGCTGTAACAAGGATAAAGAGAAAGTGGCGCAGTTGGAGCGGGAGGTGACGCAGGCCGAATTTGGGGACTACCTGAAGGATACGACAGCTCCTGAACGACCGAAAGCAGACAGTACCGCGGTTGTCGCAGAGAGTCCGGTTACTCCCGAGAGGAATCCTGAAGAGATACCGCCGGAAAATGTGGCCGTTTCCCCAGCAGAGTCCGAAATATCCAAAGCACCTCCTGAAGTCCCCACTGAAGTAGTTGTCGAGTCCTCGATCCGGGGCGGTGGCTACACGGTTCAAGTCGGGGCCGGAGTTGACCGGGGAGCGGCACAGGAAATGATTGAGGTATTTGCCCGCCGGGGTTACCAGCCTTTCATCGCGGAGGCGATAGTCGAAGGAATCACGCATTATCGGGTGAGAATCGGGAATTTTCAGAGTCTTGCCGCGGCCCGCAAGCTTGGGGCGGAATTGCAGGAAAAGTATTCGGTCAATTCCTGGATTGATAAAAATCCGTGATGAAAAGCTTCACCGAATACCTTGTTTTCAAAACTCAGAAGAAGCGGGAATATCTCGATATAACCGACCAGGTTCAGGTCGCCCTTGAAAAGAGCGACGTCGCCGAAGGGTTAGTGCTGGTTTCCGCCATGCATATAACCGCCGGGGTCTATATTAATGACGCCGAATCGGGATTGATTGACGATATTGATGAATGGCTGCAGAAACTGGCACCGGAGGGGGTTGGCTATCGGCATCACCGCACCTGCGAGGTAAATGGCGATGCGCATCTGAAGAATTTACTGGTGGGTTACCAGGTTATGATTCCAATCACAAAGGGGGAACTTGATCTTGGGCCCTGGCAGCAAGTCTATTACGCCGAATTTGACGGCTGTCGCCGCAAAAGGGTGTCATAAAGATCATAGGCGAATAGCTCTCCGAGGATTTTCTCTTTAATTGCCTTTCTTCAGGTAGCGATCAAAAAATTCGACCATGGCACGGAAGAGCTTGATCGAGTTGGCGGTTTTGCTCACGCCATGCCCTTCATCGGGGAAAATCAGCGAATCGACCACGCCGCCCTTATCCTGAATGGCCTTTATGATCTGACGGGCTTCACCGATTGGGACGCGGGGGTCGTTCACGCCATGGGCTACCAGCAAAGGGGTCCTGATGCGGTCGGCCTTGTGAATAGGGGAGATGGAGGCCAAAAAGGTTGTATCCTCCAGAGGGCCATATTCCGCCTCGCGATTCTGGCGGCGATAATCCTTGGTGTTTCGAAGGAAAGAGACAAAGTTGGCGATGCCCACCTCATCGAAAGCGGCTCCGAACAGATCCGGGTATTCGGTAATTGAGGCCAGAACGACATAGCCGCCGTAGCTGGTTCCCTTTATGCCAATCAGGCCGAAATCGGAGTATTTGTTTTCTATCAGATAGTCGCAGGCGGCTTTGATATCCTTTATGGAATTGAGGCGATTTTTGAAATTGTCGAGGTTCATGAAATCACGGCCATAGCCGGAAGAACCGCGGATATTGGGAGCGAGCACGCCATAGCCATTGAGCAGAAGATATTGGAAATTGCGCTGGAAATAAGGTCGGAACTGGCTTTCCGGCCCGCCGTGAGCGTGAATAATAAAAGGAACAGGTTTGCCATTGTAGTCGGGAGGAAGATAGAGGAAAGCGGGAATCTCGAGGCCATCAAATGATCTGTACTTTATGAGAGTCGGTTCAATAAAAAGATTCTGGTTTACCCCGGCATAGCTGGAATTGGTCAATTTCCGAAGTTCCTGCCGGGGCCAATCCCAGAGCCAGATATCCTGGGTTTTGGTAGGGCTGGAAAAAGGGAATACCAGGCGACCGTCATCAGCAACTTCAACGGCACTTATCATACCGGATAGAGATGGAGGGGGGAGGGGGGAATTCTCCTGCAGATCCCATAATTTGATATTGGCATATCCCTCTTCATTGACCAGCCAGGTGATGTATCGCCGGTTATCGGAAAGAGCAATGGCATCGATGGTCCATGGAGAATCGGGATCGAGATATTCAATCTTTTTTGTTACAACATCCAATCTGGCCCGCTTAAGGGTACCCTCGCCGTTGCCGTTGCAGGTCAGATAAATGGTCCTGTTGTCAGGCATAATGAAAGGGTAGTCATAGATTATTTCTTCTTTGTGGGGCGTGAGCAGTTCGGCCTTTCCGATCGGAAGGTCCACCAGATAGAGGTTGTTATCGGCATTGGAGAAAGAGTGGGAAAAAATCAGGTAACGTCCATCCGGAGAAAGGCCATAAATAAAATTGGAGCCTTCCATATCGAAAATCATACTGTCACGCCCTGTTGTCAAGTCATAGTAGTACAGTTTGAAATCGCGCTTGTTTTCCTGATTGGAGCGGAAATAAAAGCCGCGCCCATCTTTTTTCCAAACCACCGAACCGTACTGGGTGTCTGGGTTGCGAGACAATTGGGTCATTTCCCCATATTCAGACTGCACCAGAAAGAGTTGTGACTGTTCCGAGCCGCCGACTGAAGCGCCGACGATAATTCGTGAGCCGTCCGGCGAGAGATAATGCCAATCGAGGCCGTCATCAAAGAAAGTCAACTGATATGGCCAGCCGGCCGATGTCAGCCGATAGAGCTGAGGAGCGCCGCTCATGGAGCTTACGAAAAACAGTTCGCCGGTAATCGGACTTATCTTTGGGGAGCCGCAGCTGCCGATTTTTATGAAGGTGCCGATATCAGGGATATCCTGCCTTCCTGCCGGCGGCGGATTCTGAGGCAGGGCATGACCGGTCCAGATAATCACGGCCGCAGCCGTCACAAGTGCTTTTAACATTATGGATTTATTGCAATTCACTTTTACTCCTCTTCCTCATGGTTGCTTAATATAACGAATAGCGGTTATAATTGAAAGTCCGCCGATTGGGAATTCAGGGGGTGAGAAAGAGTAATATTGAGGGATTTGGTGAGACGATTGCCCAGAAGAAGCTAACTTTGCAATGAAAAGGAAAACTCTATAGGAAAAATGAAAATAGATATCTTGAGAAACGCAAATCTGAAGGGGCGGGCGATATGAGATGGGGCGCAATCAGAATGTTATTCTGGGACGTGCGATGAATTCATCCGGAATCTCTTCGACTTCTCCCTGCACCCGGCGGTAAAACTCGCAACGGAGGCAGGAGATTCGGCTGTTCCGGCAGATGTAAGGCCCATTCCCGGAGGCGGCGTTCATGGCCATCCAGCAGGATCGTCCGGCGCCCTTGCCTTCGTTGACGCCATCAAATTTCATCATTTTCGGAACCGGGCATTCGCCATGAATCTTTGAGAATATTCCGCCCGGTTCCATCCCGCAATTTCTGAATTCCCAGCAGTTTATCTTTTGTGACACGGTGTTATCTGTCTTCCTCGTTGATCAGCCTGATAACGGGAGCAAAGCGACTGGAAGATTTAATTTCCGCCAGCTCGGTTGGATTCGCCACCGCTTTGTATTCGGCATAGGTTTTTCTGAGTTTCTTGACATCGTCAAGAGCCAGATAGTTGAGCATCATATACTGGAATAAAAAGGGGTCGCCCTGATTGATTTTGTAAGCGTTCTTGAAATATTTGTCGGCTTGCTTGTTGTTTCCCAGTTTGAAATGGCAGATACCGCTGCCGAAAAGGGCGGGGTAGAACTGTTCGTCCATTTTCAGGGCCGCCTGGAAGTCGGTCAAAGCGGGACTGTAATCACCCTTATCCAGCCTGGCGCCGGCGCGTCCGACCAGGGCAGTTTTGTTATTGTTGTCAAATGTCAGAGCCGCGGTAAAAGCCTCGACAGCCTTGATATTATTACTGCTGATCCGATAGATTTCTCCGAGGCGAACATAATCTTCAACAGCCTTGCCGTTTTCACCGATCTTGCCGTATGCATCAGCCCGCTTGGCATAGGCGTCTTTGAAATTAGGCATCAGTTCAATTGCTTTCGAATATTCGACAATCGCTTTCTCGTAGTCATTCGAGCCCATAGCCAGATTTCCGAGGGTCAGATAATTCTCGGCGGAAGCGGAAGCCACGGCATTGTTGGAGATCGGACTCAGGTTGGCGGTGATTGCGACTCTTTGATCGGCGGCGAGCTCGATTTCGGTTGTGTACTCGGTATAGCCCGGCTTGTCCACTTTGATCTTGTGATGCCCTGTTTTAATTCGAGTATAGGTGTTATTGCCGGCACCCATGACTTTGTCATCGACAGTCAAGCGGGCATCGGCAATATTGGCCATAAGTTCAATGGTTGCATATCCTGATTGAGTCCGGGAGCGCGTTTCCGATTGAGTTTCGCGATTGTTCTCGTTTGGGCGGTCCGGGATAGTCTCGGTAATCCCGGCCGCACCCGTTTCCGAACGGCCAGTCGGCGGATTTACTTTGAGAGCAAAATCACTGAAGGTCATCAGGGTCGTCTGACCGGCGGTTACGGTAATATTGCCCCGACCGGTATAATTGCCACCCAAATCATAGACCAGATTATAAGTTCCGGTTGGAACCATCTCAAAGCGGAAGAATCCCTGCGCATTGGTAGAGGTGGATTTATTCAGGCTTGGAACAGTCACCCGGGCTCCCTCGAGATAGGGACGGCCGTCCTGGTTGAGAATCAGGCCGACGATTTCACCATCACCGGAGACGGTCGGGCTGATGAATTGAGATCCCACCAGAAAGAGAAGAATGGCCAGAATGGCGGCGAAAAAGCCGATGGCCATATTCCGGCTGATTTTCTTGGGCTTCAGAAGGTAACGTTTTTCGTTTATGACCAGTTCATCGCCGATATGCAGATAGGGATTGCCCATGACCTGAATGAAATTCTTCCTAAAATAGGCAACGCCTCTGACTTTATGCGTTTTCTGGATCCCGGCAGCAAGGGCCGGATCTTCTATCGGCCGGATGCCGTTCTGATCTGCGGCGGCCAGGGCCGAAGCGGCCATCGCAACGGGCTCTCGACCGGTCTCAAAACCGTTGTTCCTTTTTGTGGAAGACTCGGGCCTTCCCGGGGCAGATTCATTTGTGCCATAAAGATTCCTGGTTATGTCGGCCAATTCCTCTTTGGAGAGCTTTTTGATTTCCGGCTTTTCATTGCCGTTTGAGGAAAGCTGTGCTGCTCCCTTCTTCTGAGTATCTGCTTCGTTATATTCGGATATAGTGGGAACGGGGGGGGCAGATTCACCAATGGGAACACTTTTGGGGCGCTGGTCGGGGAGATGACCGGCGCCGCAGGCCTCATCATCCAGAAGATTAGCGGTCGTCTTAATTTCCAAATCATCCTCGGGATTTCGGGATTTATCGAGGCTGCTTTCAATCCCGACAAATTGCGGATCTCCGGCGCCGACAGCCTCGGTGACAATAAAATCAGGATTATTGTCAGATTCGGGCTCCTGTCTGTGGACGACAGGAGCGGCCATTTCATTGAGAGGAGCGCCGCAATCTTTGCAGAATTGGGCCCCTTCAAAGATATTTTGGGCCTTGCAACTAGGACAGATTTTCAATTTCAGCTCCAACCATAAAATGTGGGAATTCTTTAATCTAATTATCGTCTTTGAACGTCAATTCTTTAGACTCGCGTCATAAGGATATAGAGGTCAAGGAGAAAGGTGGGGAATTTTGCAAATTAGGGCTTGACAGTCGGAAATCTTTGGAGTATAATCGTCTAATGTTCTTGAAAATACTGAATGTGAGGAGGAAATAATTATATGTACGGGCACCATAACCGCTTGTTAATCATTATCTTGTCGGCTTTAGTGATCGCTTTTATCGCGGGGTGCACCCAGCCTGATGATATTCTGGCTCCAGTGGCATCGACCAAAATTATATTAACTCCCGCGCGGTTGCCATCGCCGCCTCCCGGAATGGTTTATGAAATCTGGCTCGTTGATAAAGATGGCGGCCATAAGTCGCTTGGCAAATTCAATTGGGACAGCAAAATGTATCGCTTTTTGGATACCACGGGAAATAGAATTGATTCATTATGGACGGTTAATTTCGACGTTCTCAAATATAGGCGAATCAGCCTGACGGTTGAGCAGTATCCCGATCCTTACCCCGATTCGATGGGACCGATTATGTTGAGTGATACGCTCGTGGCCCCGGAGAATAAGTCGCATATGAAGATGGAATTTCCCGTCAATTTCTGGACGGCCATGGCCGGGTATTCCATAACCACGCCCACCGATGGTGATTCACGCAGCAAGCCGGCCAGCGGCATCTGGTTCAGTCTCTATGTTTTTGATTCTCTGCGCTATGATGATACGGTCGATGTTCGGTTGCTCATTACCTCCACGGAAAAACGTCCCCTTAATATCGACACTACTTTCGATTATTCCGGATTGCCGCCGGATATCATCAGAATCGATACGCTCAACCTTGACACTCTTCGCCTTACGACCGATACTCTGGCCATTACCAATGAGGGGAGAGACACTAATTTCAACTATATTATTTATCTTGATACTTTTACGCATATAACCTGCAACTACGATTTTGTTTCTTTCCCCGTTAATGTGACTCCCGATACGCAGGTTGTGATCGACACGTTGTATCTTATCAAGCATCTTACCGGCCCGCCCCGAGATTCAGCATACAGTGAAATTGACACATTTAAAATTGCTCCATTTACGGACTATATTCACGCTCGCAGATATGACACGATTGCTCATCCCGACACTCTGGATCGTTTCCTGGATAACTCCACGGATCTGCCGAGTCTTGACGGCACCGGCTGGCATTATAAGGGCTGGGTTATTTCGCCCTATTTAACTCCAGTGGCCAGTTTTGGCAAGCTGACTCGACCTTCTTGGCTGCCGGGTACGATCGATTACTGGATAACCCCTTCCAACGCCGGACTCATCACTACCGGATCCTTTAAGAGTTTTGCCGCGCGGGATGACCGGAATAGGTATTCTTTGAAGAAGCGGGTTCCGTCTTTTCCGGGCGAGGATTTTCTTAACGCCGATAGTCTTCCGGCGGGATTAGGCCCTAGGGGCATCTATTTCGCCGATTCTCTGAATAGAAATGATCGCGCCGGGACGGTGATTATTTCTCTGGAACCGGATAATTACAATAATGATTCCACAAATTTCCCTCTGATTTTGATGACTGCCGAGGGACTGATGCCGAGTTATCGAACCATAACGGATGACGGGGATTTCGAGCCCCGCACGCAGGATTACCGTATGATGAACTGGTTCAGGATGGTGGACAACGACCCCACCGGTTTTCCTGCCATTCAGGTCAAAATTGTCAGGGAATAACCTGTTCCAAATTGACAAACCGGCACAGGAACTGTGCCGGTTTTTTTATGTCCATTCGGAGCCGACCTATTGATTTATTTGCGAAATTCGTTATCTTAGAAAGCAAAGGAGAATATAAATCCCCCTGTGAACCCAATAAATGGAGAAAGAACAAATGGAAATGGAAAATAGTGTTGTTTCCCCGACCCCGGAATCGGCCGTGCAGAGACTTGGACTGATTTCCAGATTCTGGAGAGTATTTATCGAACCGACGAAGCTCTTTCCGACTCTGAACAGAAAAACGGATTGGCTAATCCCATTTGTTATCGTGGCTGTTCTGGGCGGAATAATGGGTTTTATGACTCGTCCCATTTACACGCGGGAATTGATGCCTATGGCCATGCAGAATATAGAAAAATATAGACAGCA contains:
- a CDS encoding T9SS type A sorting domain-containing protein; this encodes MEIFRLHFWAAVIALFLPGPVTVSVAMEKPAAPVVFASGAGGFELFWFYPGLHRVILGNLESAAQSDAFPAKADRQYAVMTHFTLTPPVMVNSVSTFISHHDPLPLPGDEHSSLRLALKRSVPPKVEANLWAGLVSLDSLIGPPGGIVSSIVEKVLSDNFAVWASLEWLPGTPCAPLVGLRTEPDTIRQFIYSLAYPETPAEESFDDYMIGIDLLNWMGNGHPAAYDDSFMPDFFKVILISDTIEPYSTTILVDSLGLDSLHAVCQIAESGYVGIAAVKEGIECGSDLVYLDPAKSPPLSIKPPKLQQSFTPGIVNSYLLHLTNTGSEAYSVKLSYDSTRIILETDSIYLAGGEGTDVGLAIKDGVLVDSTFAAIIIMELSDSSSLPLIYHLDFHQEQPNCLGDDSDPQVSCFEVGQPYPNPFNHLIRTPISLSGRQEIIFEVYNILGQNVYSAEPHIGRKGHLDWDGRSLSGGELPSGIYFFRFNQSGRSVTRRVMLLK
- a CDS encoding 4Fe-4S binding protein, translated to MAMRITDECTACGLCLPECPTSSITEGDIYVISPDTCNECEDQADGSHCVAVCPVECIVKA
- a CDS encoding archease gives rise to the protein MPFELTDLHTSADIGLVATGKNRFELFNDAAIGLTSIMVDIDGLMENRERPVSLRGENFEDLFFQWLSEIIFIKDAERFLMKRAEINFEKEGQAALQGRLFGDSIDPKRHILKTDVKAVTFYKFRVEKMGEIWKAEVVFDL
- a CDS encoding RtcB family protein, translated to MKKERFKQITPNIWEIPVDFKQGMLVPARILTSETLVDGIDERVIDQITNVACLPGIKKYALCMPDGHSGYGFPIGGVAAFSLRDGVISPGGIGFDINCGMRLLRTNLTFDELKPKMEELLNKLFSTIPSGVGSSGFVELNRKEFNELMERGAEWCLTNGYATSADLEHIENRGRLEPADHTAVSEKSISRGINQMGTLGSGNHYLEVEIATPENIYDRETAKVFGIDRDYQVILAIHCGSRGFGHQIATDYLQIFDKCAKKYGLTVRDRELMSAPAKSEEGQRYFRAMACAANAAFANRQLIVSGIRRVLKDVFKKSDEELGIETIYDVAHNIAKIEKYEIDGHMEELLIHRKGATRSFGPGRPEIPLKYQSVGQPVIVGGSMETGSALLCGTKKADEESFGSTLHGAGRTMSRMQAKRMIRGDAVKQRMKESGILVKTGYMPGLAEEAAFAYKDIDDVIEAVDAIGISRRVARFYPVMNIKG
- a CDS encoding DUF1573 domain-containing protein, which gives rise to MIHKRSAIILLLSFVALSSTGWGAGAKGPSLTVEKVNWDFGSVPSDFRLIHYYRIKNTGSDILHVTRLNANCDCTSALIKDSLLAPGDSSDIRMVFHTRDYYGTTNRKLTIISNDPDKPAFDLDYSANIDFFHKLHTSDPKYLTFLQGQNMKAVKLINQSEDDIDYILEKEPDSIFTVDKTSGNIEAGEFEMVNVTIKDNLRKGTFYSNFTVTYNTEPKLRLSIPVKVVRY
- a CDS encoding cysteine synthase family protein produces the protein MMKYANNVLETIGKTPLVRISNGLSQGGPLMLAKLEFTNPGGSVKDRMACHILRKAVGEGKLKPGDTVIDNTSGNTGVAMAMTAAVLGLKAILTVPDKTSQEKIDLIRSFGAEVIVTPAELDHDHPDGCYMKALNLAREHGYFHMNQYHSQDNVMAHYLSTGPEIWEDTDGRVTHFVAGIGTGGTFSGVTRFLKEKNRAIRGIAVDPAGSIFAAYIKSNEISHAEAYKVEGIGSDTVTQALHTDLVDEVITVTDRDAFKTARTLARNEGLSVGGSSGAAVWAARKAAAKLDEKALMVVIIPDSGTRYLSKCFNDIWMKQQGFLKENVEV
- a CDS encoding SPOR domain-containing protein, with the protein product MRKLALGLIFLAVACLGGGCNKDKEKVAQLEREVTQAEFGDYLKDTTAPERPKADSTAVVAESPVTPERNPEEIPPENVAVSPAESEISKAPPEVPTEVVVESSIRGGGYTVQVGAGVDRGAAQEMIEVFARRGYQPFIAEAIVEGITHYRVRIGNFQSLAAARKLGAELQEKYSVNSWIDKNP
- a CDS encoding S9 family peptidase, with the translated sequence MNCNKSIMLKALVTAAAVIIWTGHALPQNPPPAGRQDIPDIGTFIKIGSCGSPKISPITGELFFVSSMSGAPQLYRLTSAGWPYQLTFFDDGLDWHYLSPDGSRIIVGASVGGSEQSQLFLVQSEYGEMTQLSRNPDTQYGSVVWKKDGRGFYFRSNQENKRDFKLYYYDLTTGRDSMIFDMEGSNFIYGLSPDGRYLIFSHSFSNADNNLYLVDLPIGKAELLTPHKEEIIYDYPFIMPDNRTIYLTCNGNGEGTLKRARLDVVTKKIEYLDPDSPWTIDAIALSDNRRYITWLVNEEGYANIKLWDLQENSPLPPPSLSGMISAVEVADDGRLVFPFSSPTKTQDIWLWDWPRQELRKLTNSSYAGVNQNLFIEPTLIKYRSFDGLEIPAFLYLPPDYNGKPVPFIIHAHGGPESQFRPYFQRNFQYLLLNGYGVLAPNIRGSSGYGRDFMNLDNFKNRLNSIKDIKAACDYLIENKYSDFGLIGIKGTSYGGYVVLASITEYPDLFGAAFDEVGIANFVSFLRNTKDYRRQNREAEYGPLEDTTFLASISPIHKADRIRTPLLVAHGVNDPRVPIGEARQIIKAIQDKGGVVDSLIFPDEGHGVSKTANSIKLFRAMVEFFDRYLKKGN